A stretch of Pseudomonas sp. CCC3.1 DNA encodes these proteins:
- a CDS encoding ABC transporter ATP-binding protein has product MSTPTKAPREAVIEVRGLCNRFGSQSVHENLDLDVYKGEILGVVGGSGTGKSVLLRSIVGLRRPSEGEVRVFGKDLLSLHEAERSLIERRFGVLFQQGALFSSLTVTENIALPLIEHAGLSRPDAEHLACVKLALAGLPLSAADKYPSALSGGMIKRAALARALALDPDILFLDEPTAGLDPIGAAAFDQLILTLRDALGLSVFLVTHDLDTLYTITDRVAVLSQKRVLVAAPITEVEDFDDPWIHEYFHGPRGRAAYEAATQCKEQ; this is encoded by the coding sequence GTGAGTACTCCTACAAAGGCGCCCCGCGAGGCGGTAATCGAAGTACGCGGCCTGTGTAATCGCTTCGGCAGCCAAAGCGTGCACGAGAACCTCGACCTGGATGTGTACAAAGGTGAAATTCTCGGCGTGGTCGGCGGTTCTGGCACGGGTAAATCGGTGCTGTTGCGCAGCATTGTTGGCCTGCGTCGGCCCAGTGAAGGCGAAGTGCGGGTGTTCGGCAAAGACTTGCTCAGCCTGCATGAAGCCGAGCGTTCGCTGATTGAACGGCGCTTTGGCGTGCTGTTTCAACAAGGCGCACTGTTTTCCTCGCTGACGGTGACAGAGAACATCGCCCTGCCCTTGATCGAGCACGCCGGGCTAAGCCGCCCCGACGCCGAGCACCTGGCGTGCGTCAAGCTGGCATTGGCCGGGCTGCCGCTGTCGGCTGCCGACAAGTACCCCTCGGCGCTGTCTGGCGGGATGATCAAGCGCGCCGCACTGGCCCGTGCACTGGCGCTGGACCCGGATATTCTGTTTCTTGACGAACCCACTGCCGGGCTCGACCCGATTGGCGCGGCGGCGTTCGACCAACTGATTCTGACCCTGCGTGATGCGTTGGGTTTGAGCGTGTTTCTGGTCACCCATGACCTCGACACGCTGTACACCATCACTGATCGGGTGGCGGTGTTATCGCAAAAACGGGTGTTGGTGGCAGCGCCTATCACCGAAGTCGAAGATTTCGACGACCCGTGGATTCATGAGTATTTCCATGGCCCCCGTGGCCGCGCCGCGTATGAAGCGGCAACCCAGTGTAAGGAGCAATAA
- a CDS encoding FAD-binding oxidoreductase: MTHPAVIDELKTLVEPGKVLTDADSLNAYGKDWTKHFAPAPIAIVFPKTTEQVQAIVLWANAHKVALVPSGGRTGLSAAAVAANGEVVVSFDYMNQVLDINLTDRTAVCQPGVVTEHLQNLAEENGLYYPVDFASAGSSQIGGNIGTNAGGIKVIRYGMTRNWVAGMKVVTGKGDVLELNKDLIKNATGYDMRQLFIGAEGTLGFVVEATMRLDRAPKNLTAMVLGTADFDSIMPVLHAFQNKLDLTAFEFFSDKALAKVMGRGDVPSPFETDCPFYALLEFEATTEEVATAALETFEHCVEQGWVLDGVMSQSETQLQNLWKLREYISETISHWTPYKNDISVTVSKVPAFLKEIDAIVGEYYPDFEIVWFGHIGDGNLHLNILKPDALSKDEFFAKCATVNKWVFETVQKYNGSISAEHGVGMTKRDYLTYSRSPVEIEYMKALKAVFDPNGIMNPGKIFAV, translated from the coding sequence ATGACCCATCCTGCCGTGATTGATGAGCTGAAGACCCTGGTTGAGCCTGGCAAGGTTTTGACCGACGCCGACTCCCTTAATGCTTACGGCAAGGACTGGACCAAGCACTTCGCCCCTGCCCCGATTGCCATTGTGTTCCCGAAAACCACTGAACAAGTGCAAGCCATCGTGCTGTGGGCCAACGCCCACAAGGTCGCGCTGGTGCCATCGGGTGGCCGTACCGGCCTGTCGGCGGCGGCCGTGGCGGCGAATGGCGAAGTGGTGGTGTCATTCGATTACATGAACCAGGTGCTGGACATCAACCTCACGGACCGCACGGCGGTCTGCCAGCCGGGCGTGGTCACTGAGCACCTGCAAAATCTGGCCGAAGAAAACGGTCTGTACTACCCGGTGGACTTCGCCTCGGCAGGGTCTAGCCAGATTGGCGGCAACATCGGTACCAACGCTGGCGGGATCAAGGTGATTCGCTATGGCATGACCCGCAACTGGGTCGCGGGCATGAAAGTCGTGACCGGCAAGGGCGATGTGCTGGAACTGAACAAAGACCTGATCAAAAACGCTACCGGCTATGACATGCGCCAGCTGTTTATCGGCGCCGAAGGCACGTTGGGTTTTGTGGTGGAAGCGACCATGCGCCTGGATCGCGCGCCGAAAAACCTGACGGCGATGGTGCTGGGCACGGCTGACTTCGACTCGATCATGCCGGTGCTGCACGCGTTCCAGAACAAGCTTGATCTGACGGCGTTTGAGTTCTTCTCCGACAAGGCGCTGGCTAAAGTCATGGGCCGTGGCGACGTACCTTCTCCGTTTGAGACCGACTGCCCGTTCTACGCGCTGCTGGAATTTGAAGCGACCACGGAAGAAGTGGCCACTGCCGCGCTGGAAACCTTCGAGCACTGCGTGGAACAAGGCTGGGTGCTGGACGGCGTGATGAGCCAGAGCGAAACCCAGCTGCAAAACCTGTGGAAACTGCGCGAATACATCTCCGAGACCATCTCGCACTGGACGCCGTACAAAAACGACATCTCGGTCACCGTGTCGAAAGTACCGGCTTTCTTGAAAGAAATTGACGCGATTGTCGGCGAATACTACCCGGACTTCGAAATCGTCTGGTTCGGCCACATTGGCGACGGCAACCTGCACTTGAACATCCTCAAGCCGGACGCCCTGAGCAAGGACGAGTTCTTCGCCAAGTGCGCGACGGTCAACAAGTGGGTATTTGAAACCGTTCAGAAGTACAACGGCTCGATCTCTGCCGAGCATGGCGTGGGCATGACCAAGCGCGATTACTTGACCTACAGCCGCTCGCCGGTTGAGATCGAATACATGAAAGCGCTCAAGGCCGTGTTCGACCCCAACGGCATCATGAACCCCGGCAAGATTTTTGCGGTTTAA
- a CDS encoding DUF4399 domain-containing protein produces MKTLLSRVALASVLMGASVMAFAATPAPEGAKVSIISPSDGATVDKTFTVKFGIEGIDLKPAGDVSPHSGHHHLLIDVDQPIAPGQVIPADAQHVHFGKAQTETELTLTPGKHTLQLELGDTGHQAFDPVIVSKKITVNVK; encoded by the coding sequence ATGAAAACCCTACTGTCTCGTGTTGCGTTGGCTTCTGTGTTGATGGGCGCTTCGGTCATGGCCTTTGCTGCCACTCCAGCCCCCGAAGGCGCAAAAGTGTCCATTATTTCCCCATCTGATGGCGCCACGGTGGATAAAACCTTCACCGTCAAGTTCGGCATTGAAGGCATCGACCTCAAGCCCGCTGGCGATGTGTCCCCGCACTCTGGCCACCACCACTTGCTGATCGACGTCGACCAACCGATTGCTCCGGGTCAGGTCATTCCGGCCGATGCTCAGCACGTGCACTTCGGCAAGGCACAGACTGAAACCGAACTCACCCTGACGCCAGGCAAACATACCTTGCAGTTAGAACTGGGTGACACCGGCCACCAAGCGTTTGACCCAGTGATCGTGTCGAAGAAAATCACCGTGAATGTGAAGTAA
- a CDS encoding ABC-type transport auxiliary lipoprotein family protein — translation MTLTFRLAGSLLLAASLSLISACSILPKPEVVDVYRLPDAQTPIAASQGAPVTWSLRLDKPMASNALNSQNIAVIPEGNLVSNYKGARWSDPAPALLRNRLLDAFLQDGRIKALSTDDSNLQSDYELGGELLAFQTHYNGKSPEVIVQYNARLVRSSDQRIIGSKRFEVRQPLTNPLVPGVVAGFGQATDTLMPQVVQWVLQQGQTQR, via the coding sequence ATGACCCTTACTTTTCGCCTGGCAGGCTCCCTCCTCCTGGCCGCCAGCCTGAGCCTGATCAGCGCTTGCTCGATTTTGCCCAAGCCTGAGGTCGTTGATGTGTATCGGTTGCCTGACGCACAAACGCCGATTGCTGCCAGCCAAGGCGCGCCAGTCACGTGGTCACTGCGTCTGGACAAGCCGATGGCCAGCAACGCGCTCAACAGCCAGAACATTGCCGTGATACCCGAGGGCAACCTGGTCAGTAACTACAAGGGTGCGCGCTGGAGCGACCCGGCCCCGGCGCTGCTGCGCAATCGATTGCTGGATGCCTTCTTGCAAGACGGTCGAATCAAAGCCTTGAGCACCGACGACAGCAACTTGCAGTCCGATTACGAGTTAGGCGGCGAGCTGTTGGCGTTCCAGACCCATTACAACGGCAAAAGCCCGGAAGTTATCGTGCAATACAACGCCCGACTGGTGCGTTCCAGCGACCAACGGATCATTGGCTCCAAGCGCTTCGAAGTGCGCCAGCCGCTGACGAATCCATTGGTCCCGGGGGTTGTGGCGGGGTTTGGACAAGCGACTGACACCCTGATGCCGCAAGTGGTGCAGTGGGTGTTGCAGCAAGGGCAGACACAACGCTAA
- the serA gene encoding phosphoglycerate dehydrogenase, giving the protein MSKTSLDKSKIKFLLLEGVHPSAVEVLKSAGYTSIEYITSSLPEAQLKEKIADAHFIGIRSRTQLTEEVFDCAKKLVAVGCFCIGTNQVDLNAARERGIAVFNAPYSNTRSVAELVLAEAILLLRGIPEKNASCHRGGWIKSAANSFEIRGKKLGIVGYGSIGTQLSVLAEGLGMQVFFYDTVTKLPLGNATQVANLHDLLGMSDIVTLHVPETAATQWMIGEKEIRAIKKGGILINAARGTVVELDALADAIKDKHLIGAAIDVFPVEPRSNDDVFESPLRGLDNVILTPHIGGSTAEAQANIGLEVAEKLVKYSDNGTSVSSVNFPEVALPAHPGKHRLLHIHENIPGVMSEINKIFAENGINISGQFLQTNEKVGYVVIDVDAESSDLAQAKLQTINGTIRCRVLF; this is encoded by the coding sequence ATGAGCAAGACTTCTCTCGATAAGAGCAAGATCAAGTTCCTTCTTTTAGAAGGCGTCCACCCATCGGCTGTTGAAGTACTGAAGTCTGCTGGTTACACCAGTATCGAGTACATCACTAGCTCCTTGCCTGAAGCCCAGCTGAAGGAAAAGATCGCTGATGCCCACTTTATCGGCATCCGTTCTCGTACCCAGCTGACCGAAGAAGTGTTCGACTGCGCCAAGAAACTGGTCGCTGTTGGTTGTTTCTGCATCGGCACCAACCAGGTCGATCTCAACGCTGCTCGCGAGCGCGGCATCGCTGTATTCAACGCCCCTTACTCCAACACCCGTTCGGTGGCCGAGTTAGTGCTGGCTGAAGCGATCCTGTTGCTGCGTGGCATCCCTGAGAAGAACGCTTCCTGCCACCGTGGTGGCTGGATCAAAAGCGCGGCCAATTCCTTCGAAATCCGCGGCAAGAAGCTGGGCATCGTGGGTTACGGTTCGATCGGTACTCAGCTGTCGGTACTGGCTGAAGGTCTGGGCATGCAGGTGTTCTTCTATGACACCGTGACCAAACTGCCATTGGGCAACGCGACTCAGGTTGCCAACTTGCACGACCTGTTGGGCATGTCCGACATCGTGACGTTGCACGTACCTGAAACCGCCGCCACCCAATGGATGATCGGCGAGAAAGAAATCCGCGCCATCAAAAAGGGCGGCATTCTGATCAACGCCGCACGTGGCACCGTGGTTGAACTGGACGCCCTGGCTGACGCGATCAAGGACAAGCACCTGATCGGCGCCGCTATCGACGTATTCCCGGTTGAGCCGCGTTCCAACGACGACGTGTTCGAAAGCCCGCTGCGTGGCCTGGACAACGTGATCCTGACCCCGCACATCGGTGGTTCGACTGCTGAAGCCCAAGCCAACATCGGCCTGGAAGTAGCAGAAAAACTGGTCAAGTACAGCGACAACGGCACGTCCGTATCGTCCGTGAACTTCCCGGAAGTGGCCCTGCCGGCTCACCCTGGCAAGCACCGTTTGCTGCACATCCACGAGAACATTCCGGGTGTGATGAGCGAGATCAACAAGATCTTCGCTGAAAACGGGATCAACATCTCCGGTCAGTTCCTGCAAACCAACGAAAAAGTGGGTTATGTCGTGATCGACGTCGACGCCGAGTCTTCCGACCTGGCGCAGGCGAAGCTGCAAACCATCAACGGCACTATCCGTTGCCGCGTGTTGTTCTAA
- a CDS encoding ABC transporter permease, with protein sequence MAGDAQLDTSSNPARLKISGQWTLVNYARLKLLTEQLAGKYDAGTLIDLDDVSRLDTAGASLLVELLGAERVAQLADSATKLPAADRALLQTVYSSMRDFCVPVKAVEVNLGIQLLSRIGCSVNKLWQDTLQLLGFIGVILQTLARNLFRPKQWRITPVVAQIEQIGLNAAPIVALLTFMVGAVVAFLGATVLANFGAGIYTVDLVAFSFLREFGVLLTAILMAGRTASSFTAQIGSMKANEEIDAIRTLGLDPMDLLVLPRVLALLIALPLLTFVAMMAGILGGAVVCVVSIGISPDMFISMLHSDIGVKNFLVGMAKAPFFAFLIAAVGCLEGFKVSGSAESVGAHTTSSVVQSIFIVILLDAVAALFFMEMGW encoded by the coding sequence ATGGCGGGCGATGCCCAACTAGACACGTCAAGCAATCCGGCGCGGCTGAAAATCAGTGGCCAATGGACGCTGGTCAACTATGCCCGGCTAAAATTGCTGACCGAACAGCTCGCGGGCAAGTACGACGCTGGCACCCTGATTGACCTCGATGACGTCTCTCGGCTCGACACCGCGGGTGCGTCGCTGCTGGTCGAACTGCTGGGCGCCGAACGCGTCGCCCAACTGGCCGACTCCGCAACCAAACTCCCCGCCGCTGATCGCGCCTTGCTGCAAACCGTTTATTCCTCCATGCGCGACTTCTGTGTGCCGGTTAAAGCTGTCGAAGTGAACCTCGGCATCCAATTGCTGAGTCGCATCGGCTGCTCGGTCAATAAGTTATGGCAAGACACGCTGCAACTGCTGGGGTTTATCGGGGTGATCCTGCAAACCCTGGCCCGCAATCTCTTTCGTCCCAAGCAATGGCGCATCACCCCGGTGGTGGCACAAATCGAGCAAATCGGCCTTAACGCCGCGCCCATTGTGGCGCTGCTGACCTTCATGGTGGGCGCCGTGGTGGCGTTTTTGGGGGCCACGGTGCTGGCCAACTTTGGCGCGGGCATTTACACCGTCGACCTGGTGGCGTTTTCATTTCTGCGTGAGTTTGGCGTGTTGCTCACTGCCATCCTGATGGCGGGCCGTACGGCCAGTTCCTTTACCGCCCAGATCGGCTCAATGAAGGCCAACGAAGAAATCGATGCGATCCGCACACTGGGCCTCGATCCGATGGATTTGCTGGTATTGCCACGGGTGCTGGCGCTGTTGATCGCCCTGCCGCTGCTGACCTTTGTCGCCATGATGGCCGGCATTCTCGGCGGCGCGGTGGTGTGCGTTGTATCAATCGGCATCTCCCCGGACATGTTTATTTCGATGCTGCACTCCGACATCGGGGTCAAAAATTTTCTGGTAGGCATGGCCAAAGCCCCCTTCTTTGCCTTTCTGATCGCAGCTGTCGGCTGCCTTGAGGGCTTTAAAGTCAGCGGCAGCGCTGAGTCGGTGGGCGCACACACCACCTCCAGCGTGGTGCAGTCGATCTTTATCGTGATCCTCCTCGACGCCGTGGCCGCGTTGTTCTTTATGGAGATGGGCTGGTGA
- a CDS encoding MlaD family protein yields METRAHHVLIGLLSVLVVVGAMLFGLWLAKSSMDNTFKDYEVVFNEAVSGLSKGSSVQYNGIKVGDVIELRLDDKDPRRVLARIRLAAGTPVKVDTKAKLALTGVTGTSIIQLSGGDPSSPMLTGKDGKLPVIVAAPSPIARLLTDGNDMLANINVLLHNANQLFSPENVDRVSKTLDNLEQTTTAISSQRGDIAQTLKQLSQVGKQASTTLEQTTALMRNANGLLNDQGKQMFTSAEQAMKSLEHSTATINTLINNNQDSLNSGLQGLNQLGPAVNELRETLGTLRGISRRLEANPSGYLLGREQNKEFTP; encoded by the coding sequence ATGGAAACCCGTGCCCATCATGTATTGATCGGCCTGCTCAGCGTGTTGGTCGTCGTCGGGGCCATGCTGTTTGGCCTGTGGCTGGCCAAATCGAGCATGGACAACACGTTCAAGGACTACGAAGTGGTGTTCAACGAGGCGGTCAGTGGCTTGTCCAAAGGCAGCTCGGTGCAATACAACGGGATCAAGGTCGGTGACGTGATCGAATTGCGTCTGGACGACAAAGACCCGCGTCGCGTGCTGGCGCGTATTCGCCTGGCGGCGGGCACTCCGGTCAAGGTCGACACCAAGGCCAAGCTCGCGCTGACCGGCGTGACGGGCACCTCGATCATCCAGCTCAGTGGCGGCGACCCGAGCAGCCCGATGCTCACGGGTAAAGACGGCAAGCTGCCGGTCATTGTGGCCGCACCCTCCCCGATTGCCCGACTGCTGACCGATGGCAACGACATGCTGGCCAACATCAACGTATTGCTGCACAACGCCAATCAGCTGTTCTCTCCTGAGAACGTCGACCGTGTGAGCAAAACCCTGGATAACCTTGAGCAAACCACCACGGCGATTTCCAGCCAGCGCGGGGACATTGCCCAAACCCTCAAGCAGCTGTCACAGGTGGGCAAACAAGCCTCCACAACGCTTGAGCAAACCACTGCGCTGATGCGTAACGCCAACGGCTTGCTCAATGACCAGGGCAAGCAAATGTTCACCAGCGCCGAGCAAGCCATGAAGTCGCTGGAGCACAGCACCGCGACCATCAACACGTTGATCAACAACAACCAGGACTCGCTCAACAGCGGGCTGCAAGGCCTTAATCAGCTAGGCCCTGCGGTCAATGAGCTGCGCGAAACCCTCGGCACGCTGCGGGGCATTTCGCGGCGTCTGGAAGCCAACCCGAGCGGTTACTTGCTGGGCCGCGAGCAGAACAAGGAATTCACGCCATGA
- a CDS encoding transporter substrate-binding domain-containing protein — protein MRFLPGLMLLLPLASPIVHAELIDDVNDRGELRIAVEGNLPPFSFKQQDGHLTGFDVELGELLAQELEVHPSILVTDSNDVLPGVESGKFDVAINHIALTPELQDRFDFSEPYLASPTLAIPFQKGNPAFQGSLDKALQRIKADGRLAALSEKWLEMDATDQ, from the coding sequence ATGCGTTTTTTGCCGGGCCTGATGCTTCTATTGCCATTGGCGAGTCCTATTGTTCACGCCGAACTGATTGATGACGTTAACGACCGTGGCGAGTTGCGCATCGCCGTTGAGGGCAACTTGCCGCCTTTCAGCTTCAAGCAACAAGACGGGCATTTAACCGGTTTTGACGTCGAACTGGGCGAGTTGCTGGCTCAGGAGCTTGAAGTGCATCCGTCCATCCTCGTCACGGACAGCAACGACGTATTGCCGGGGGTTGAAAGCGGCAAGTTCGACGTTGCAATCAATCACATCGCTTTGACTCCCGAACTTCAGGATCGGTTCGATTTCAGCGAACCTTATTTAGCCTCGCCCACACTGGCGATCCCTTTTCAGAAAGGCAACCCGGCGTTTCAGGGCAGCCTGGACAAAGCCTTGCAGCGCATCAAGGCGGATGGCCGTTTGGCCGCGTTGTCCGAGAAGTGGCTGGAGATGGACGCTACGGATCAATAG
- a CDS encoding fumarylacetoacetate hydrolase family protein, which yields MSYQHQYVDGTRIHFPMGKVVCIGRNYAEHAKELDNPIPTEPLLFIKPGSCVVAAEGGFAIPTERGSVHYEAEISVLLGKPLSNNPTREEVLDAISGFAPGLDLTLRDKQSELKSKGLPWEIAKSFDGACVLAPFVPSCTFTDLTDIGIRLTINGEVRQDGNSALMLNPIVPMIQHMAACFSLQAGDVIMTGTPVGVGPLNVGDELVLELTDVSRFQSSVR from the coding sequence ATGAGCTATCAGCACCAATATGTCGACGGTACCCGGATTCACTTTCCTATGGGCAAAGTGGTGTGCATCGGCCGTAACTACGCCGAGCACGCAAAAGAGCTGGATAACCCGATCCCGACTGAACCGTTACTGTTTATCAAGCCAGGCAGTTGCGTGGTCGCAGCCGAAGGCGGGTTTGCGATTCCAACCGAGCGCGGCTCGGTGCATTACGAAGCAGAAATCTCGGTGCTGCTCGGAAAACCGCTGTCGAACAACCCGACCCGTGAAGAAGTGCTGGACGCGATCTCCGGTTTCGCCCCGGGCCTGGACCTGACCCTGCGCGATAAGCAATCCGAGCTCAAGAGCAAGGGCCTGCCGTGGGAAATCGCCAAATCGTTCGACGGCGCCTGCGTGCTGGCTCCGTTTGTGCCGAGCTGCACCTTCACTGATCTGACCGACATCGGCATTCGCCTGACCATCAACGGCGAAGTACGTCAGGACGGCAACAGCGCCCTGATGCTCAACCCGATTGTGCCGATGATTCAGCACATGGCTGCGTGCTTCTCGCTGCAAGCGGGCGACGTGATCATGACCGGCACCCCGGTCGGTGTTGGCCCGCTGAACGTGGGCGACGAGCTGGTGCTGGAACTGACAGACGTGAGCCGCTTCCAAAGCAGCGTGCGCTAA
- a CDS encoding DUF5924 family protein → MPNWNHYVQRILELMKRYPGLIALFGFCSGVGSFILVDRQQGMARWIAVILLVSWVWLMLENTLTQWFARVFKREIPPPLLRYATQMIHQESLFFVLPFFFVTTTWNSGQLVFTGLLGAAALVTITDPLYYKWLAPRRWLYLGMHTLALFAALLTALPIILNLTTAESYKLALGAAVLLSIPSMAVSLPLKTWRGWLILPLIVLALGGTGWLLRSWVPPATLWMTEVAVTTQLQGRTPGESIEQISVNQLRSNGLYAYTSINAPRGLNERIYHVWKLNGQAVDRIALDIRGGRKEGYRAWTHKLNFPPNSVGRWQVQVLTEDGQMIGVLRFDVTDTDQSPATDVQAN, encoded by the coding sequence ATGCCAAACTGGAACCACTACGTACAGCGCATCCTTGAGTTGATGAAGCGCTATCCAGGGCTGATCGCGCTGTTCGGCTTTTGCTCGGGGGTGGGCAGTTTTATTCTGGTGGACCGCCAACAAGGCATGGCCCGCTGGATCGCCGTGATCCTGCTGGTGAGCTGGGTCTGGTTGATGCTCGAAAACACCCTGACCCAATGGTTCGCCCGGGTGTTCAAACGCGAAATCCCCCCGCCTCTGCTGCGTTATGCAACGCAGATGATCCATCAAGAAAGCCTGTTTTTCGTCCTGCCCTTCTTCTTTGTCACCACCACCTGGAACAGCGGCCAATTGGTGTTTACTGGCCTGCTCGGTGCCGCCGCGCTGGTGACCATCACTGACCCGCTGTATTACAAATGGCTGGCCCCACGCCGCTGGCTGTACTTGGGCATGCACACGTTGGCCTTGTTTGCGGCGCTGCTGACTGCGCTGCCGATCATCCTCAACCTGACCACCGCCGAGAGCTACAAACTGGCGCTGGGCGCCGCTGTGCTGCTTTCCATCCCCAGCATGGCGGTCAGCCTGCCGCTCAAAACCTGGCGCGGCTGGCTGATACTGCCACTGATCGTCCTCGCGTTGGGCGGCACGGGCTGGCTGCTGCGCTCGTGGGTGCCGCCCGCGACGCTGTGGATGACCGAAGTGGCAGTAACGACTCAGTTGCAAGGCCGCACACCAGGCGAGAGCATCGAGCAGATCAGCGTCAATCAACTGCGCAGCAATGGCCTTTATGCCTACACCTCTATCAATGCCCCGCGCGGCCTGAACGAACGGATTTACCACGTCTGGAAACTCAACGGCCAAGCCGTTGATCGTATTGCCCTGGATATTCGCGGCGGGCGCAAGGAAGGCTACCGGGCCTGGACCCACAAGCTGAACTTCCCGCCCAACTCGGTCGGACGCTGGCAAGTGCAGGTTTTGACCGAGGACGGGCAAATGATTGGTGTGCTGCGCTTCGACGTTACCGACACAGATCAATCCCCCGCGACCGATGTGCAGGCAAACTGA
- a CDS encoding nucleoside recognition domain-containing protein, which yields MLNGLWLSFFVVAAVSALAQWLVGGNAGIFAAIVESIFAMAKLSVEVMVLLFGTLTLWLGFLRIAEKAGIVDWLGKALGPLFKRLMPEVPPGHPALGFITLNFAANGLGLDNAATPIGLKAMRALQELNPSPTSASNAQILFLVLNASSLTLLPVTIFMYRAQQGAADPTLVFLPILLATSASTLVGLLSVAFMQRLRLWDPVVLAYLIPGALVLGGFMALLATLSATALASLSSILGNLTLFGLIMLFLVIGALRKVKVYEAFVEGAKEGFDVAKNLLPYLVAMLCAVGVLRASGALDFGLDGIRHVVEWLGWDTRFVDALPTAMVKPFSGSAARALLIETMQNQGVDSFPALVAATVQGSTETTFYVLAVYFGAVGIQRARHAVGCALLAEFAGVVAAIGVCYWFFG from the coding sequence ATGCTTAACGGCCTATGGCTCAGCTTTTTCGTTGTCGCAGCCGTGTCGGCCCTCGCTCAGTGGCTGGTGGGTGGCAATGCCGGGATCTTCGCGGCGATCGTTGAAAGCATTTTCGCCATGGCCAAGCTGTCGGTCGAAGTGATGGTTTTGCTGTTCGGCACCCTGACCTTGTGGCTGGGGTTTCTGCGCATTGCCGAGAAAGCCGGCATTGTCGACTGGCTGGGCAAGGCGCTGGGGCCGCTGTTCAAGCGTTTGATGCCGGAAGTGCCGCCGGGTCACCCGGCACTCGGCTTTATTACCCTGAACTTCGCCGCCAACGGCCTGGGTCTCGACAATGCCGCCACGCCGATTGGCCTCAAGGCCATGCGTGCCCTGCAAGAGTTGAACCCCAGCCCTACCAGCGCGAGCAATGCGCAAATCCTGTTTCTGGTGCTCAACGCCTCCTCGTTGACCCTGTTGCCCGTGACCATCTTTATGTATCGCGCCCAGCAAGGGGCGGCCGATCCGACGCTGGTGTTCCTGCCGATCTTGCTGGCGACCAGTGCCTCGACTCTGGTGGGGCTGCTGTCGGTGGCCTTTATGCAGCGTCTGCGGCTGTGGGACCCGGTGGTGTTGGCCTATCTGATACCGGGTGCGTTGGTGCTGGGCGGGTTTATGGCGTTGCTGGCAACCTTGTCGGCCACGGCGCTGGCCAGCTTGTCGTCAATCCTCGGCAACTTGACGCTATTCGGGCTGATCATGCTGTTTTTGGTGATTGGAGCGCTGCGCAAGGTCAAAGTCTACGAAGCGTTCGTCGAAGGAGCCAAAGAAGGCTTCGACGTGGCCAAGAACCTGCTGCCGTACTTGGTGGCGATGCTCTGTGCGGTAGGCGTGCTTCGGGCTTCGGGCGCGCTGGACTTTGGCCTGGACGGCATTCGTCATGTGGTCGAGTGGCTGGGCTGGGACACGCGTTTTGTGGATGCGCTGCCGACCGCGATGGTCAAGCCGTTCTCGGGCAGTGCGGCGCGGGCGTTGCTGATTGAAACCATGCAGAACCAAGGCGTCGACAGCTTCCCGGCGCTGGTCGCGGCGACTGTGCAGGGCAGTACGGAAACCACGTTCTACGTGCTGGCGGTGTACTTCGGTGCGGTGGGCATCCAGCGCGCCCGGCATGCCGTGGGCTGCGCCTTGCTGGCGGAGTTTGCAGGCGTGGTGGCGGCGATTGGCGTTTGTTACTGGTTCTTCGGTTAA